The DNA sequence GGTTGATTAGATATTGGATATGGGTCTTTGGAAGAAGGACCAGTGATCTTGTGAACCCAGAAAGCGATCTTCGATGTGGTGATTGGATTGTCGGATTTGGggttagtgtaattttttttttgagggggATTTAGTTTTTCTGTGACGAAAAGTGAAAAATGAACGGTGGCGATGAGGTCGTGGCAGCTCCGTCGGGCCCTCCACAAGCGTTGGATTGGAAATTCTCTCAGGTATTTGGAGAGCGTGCTGCTGGTGAAGAAGTTCAGGAAGGTATAATctattttgtttgtgttgaaTAGTGCTtcatgttttggatccaattgaTGTGTTTTGATGATttggggattagggtttttggGCGGTTGTGATCTGTTTTGGATCGGTAGTTTGTCGAATAATACAAAAGCGAAGTGTCTTATTGGGTTGTgggttttggttttgatttGGGAATACAGTGGGTTTTATTTTAGGTGTCGAATTGATTCAAAGCTTTGCATTTTTGTTTGTTGTGTTCACAAATAGTGTGGGGAAAATGAGCTTCTTTGAAGTTGTTTGGTGGTTATGGGTCGTCTTTATAGCTGAGGCTTTTACTTGTTTAGTGGCTCTGCTTCCCTTATTGCTTGTGTATACTTGCTGAATTAGCGCACTGCAGATCCAAAATCACACTCATTTTTGTATTTACACGTTGAGATTCATTTACTGCATGTTCATAGCTGTAATTCTCTAACTTATATCAAAATCAAACTTTTCGCTTGCTCCCATTAATAATTAGAAAGCTAAtgctttatattttcttttgtaACTGTCATGAAGTGAGAAAGATTATCGCTTTGTCTCCCTGTACTGATTTTGCATTTTCTTGGTATTACTTATACATTATAGAAACGAATGATGCTTCAGGGCATGTTTCACTGGTTATGCTTGAAGAGAATGTATAAAGGTTGATGTCAGCTTTATAAAGATGACTAAATAACTAAGAGGTCTGTGTATTCAGTGATTAGGCAACATAGATTTGCTAAACAGAATTTAATTGATCTGGATGCTAATGTCATTGGAGATTAACAGGGGTTGTCTAGACTAATCCTTATTCATACTACATTATAGCTTTCCTGCAAGAAGCAAGCCTGTAGGGAAGTATAACGAGTACAGGGGAGGAGCCCTCCCCTCATATGTTTTCTGGGTTTTCTCGAGACAGTTTCAAGTCTTTTGACCAATTTTCTTTTTAGCTTGGACTTAACATGTATATGCACTAACTATGAATACAACATATTTATATTCTATTATGTGAAACCACTTCTGCATATAGGCtcatcttctctctctctctctctctctctctgaaactgaatttctcatttttatttgtttCTCTGCAGTTGATATTATTTCTGCTATTGAATTTGATAAAAGTGGTGACTTTCTGGCTACTGGTGACCGTGGGGGCCGTGTTGTTCTCTTCGAGAGGACTGATACAAAAGATGTATGTTCTTTCTGTATACCCTTGCAGGCATTGTTAATTGTAAGTACTATTGTAGTTTGTCTTGATATGCTTTGATGTGTAGCATGGCGACTCCAGAAGGGATTTAGAGAGGATGGATTACCCTGTTACTAGGCATCCTGAGTTTCGTTATAAAACAGAGTTTCAGAGCCACGAACCTGAGGTATAaacttttatcttttcttttctgcCTTTTAAGCTGTTCCATATCTTATATCATCTCAAGTTTGACTTTGTGGGGCCCAATAATCGCATTGCTTTTTCTTTATCCTTTTGTCAGTTCGATTATCTCAAGAGTTTGGAAATAGAAGAGAAAATCAACAAAATAAGATGGTGCCAAACAGCCAATTCAGCTGTGTTTCTCCTCTCTACCAATGACAAGACAATTAAATTTTGGAAGGTCAGTGTAAACTGTGCTTAAGCTTCACAGatctataaataaatataaaaagccTTGcttaagcttgaaggaaatccaGCCATAACTGTTTTGACTGTAAGCAATGATTCCAGTTGTAAGTTATAATGCATACTACAGATATGTACTAGTTATTATGTCATTTGTGTACTCTTATTCTTATTATCTTCTAGAAAAGGGTCTGTTCATTTGTATCAAATATGGGCTGGTGCATGAAAGTTTTTATTGTAGTTTACAAGCATTGTACTTGATTGAAAGAGTGAAGATTTTACAGTTCTGGAGCATTCATGACTTGGGGCGTTGGGGGCATGGAATTTGCTGCTATTCATTGCgaaatatcaaaaatatattttaagacATATAAGAAATCTTACTGAATAGTGCGATTAATGTTTCTTGAGATAAACAGGTGCAAGAAAAGAAGGTCAAGAAAGTCTCTGACTTTAATCTGGATCCTTCTAAAGCTGTTGGAAATGGAAGTATTGCCAGTTCAAGTAATTCCAGCAGCCCGAAACCATATCTTGCAAATGGAGGTTGTCCAGACAGAACGAATAGTTATCTGAGCAATGACTTGTCGATCCCATTAGGGGGAATTCCATCATTACGTTTACCTGTGGTAGTTGTACTTAACCCTTAATTTTGGTTTGTTTGATTTCTTGCATCATATTTCAGTACCATTGATTTTGTGCCTATTTTGTCATGATTTGATTAAATTTTCAACATTGTGTCATTGTCAACCCAATGCTTGAAAGCCAGAATGCCCAAGTTTTATCGGCACATAGTTGAAGGAGCCAAATGCAACTGAATCTTATATTCCTTCTACTCAACACTTGAATGTCTTACTGTTTAAAAAAACTTCACACTACccgaaaacttttttttttgtctaatttaccaatatttaattttaatagtctCTGTATCTTTTATCTATGTTTTGGTTTATATCTTCTGTATACTACTCTTTAGCTCATGTACATGTCATTTTTGTAGCATTGACATATCTAATCTCCTAGATTCAAAGATGTAGTTTCTGTGTGCAACCAGTTTCTACTTGGATTTTTATAATCTTAAGATGTATTGCATTcatatttctttttctcttgtTTCACAATCCATGGATTAAGATATTTGAATTCTCTTTGATTCTGATCATTTTGCTAACCCCTAGAGTATTTCATAATTTGTAGGTAACTAGCCAAGAAACCAGCTTGGTTGCTAGATGTCGAAGGGTTTATGCTCATGCCCACGACTATCATATTAATTCAATTTCAAACAACAGGTGATGGCattttttcttatattaattCTGTATTTGCATTTATCTTCACCCCCTTATTCTAAGTGTTTTGTTGTAAAACTAGTTTGGGTTTCTTTCCTTTGCTTTTTGGTGGGTCATTTTTAGGCCAAGTTTATCCTTATTTATGTAGTTTTGTTTCTTAtaataattatacatatatatattatggtaTTAACTCTACTTATATGttgaaaaatgtcatatttCAAATGTCATCTTCTGCTCAGTGTTTTAGAACTTACTAACTCTTCTCTCTCATCCTTGTACTTTTTAGTGATGGTGAAACTTTCATATCGGCTGATGACTTGCGAATCAATCTTTGGAACTTGGAGATTAGCAGTCAGAGTTTCAATATTGTTGATGTTAAGCCTGCGAATATGGAGGATTTAACTGGTAAGCTTCTTTTCGACATTCTTGGCTGTGTGAAACTGTGAATTTAGATGTGCTGTGTACTTTTATGCTATAAGATAGACTATGATTTTCGAGGTTTTCTCCTCATCTTTTTGGGTGCTTGGATTGTGAGAGTAATATTTTACATTGCTTCTGCTGCTAATTGCATTGCATGAACATGCTTGTGGATGAAATTTGGTTGAGAAAATGTCTCAATGGAACCAGGGCAGGGTTTTATTTCACCAGGCGCAATGAAAGTGAACTTGTATAAAAACTAAATGTTAATATTTGAGTTGGGGCATTTTAGTACAAATGCACATGGAGAGGGGTTAAATGAtagatacaaaatatatatatatatatatttatatatatatatatgtaaaaatcTCAGTGGGGCATCTGCCTCCACTCCTCATACACTGGGTCCCTTAGTGAATGAAACTTTTGCCTTGTTGCTTAAACGATTTTATGAGAAACGTTCTGAGGCATGTGGCTTTTCTTGATCTCTTGTTTAATCTCGAAATAGTTACTTAAGTACTGGTCATACCTTCCTATGTTTGTCTAACTCCGACATGATTGCAATCCACATTTATTGATTATGTATGGCTCATCgttgaatatatatttttattatgtattatataattttatatatacgtatattttttttatgttcttgCAGTGAATATTTTTTTGTATACCTTGCAGAGGTGATAACATCAGCTGAGTTCCATCCTACTCATTGTAATACACTAGCATATAGCAGTTCAAAAGGATCAATCCGACTTATAGACTTGCGGCAATCAGCATTGTGTGATTCTCATGCTAAATTGTGAGTACTTGGTGCTCTAAGTTTCTGATTTTTAAGTGAATTGGTTGAAAATAATACAAAGAAAGGCATGGAGGAAGGGGCAACATTTATGTGCATATATTTAATGTTTTCCTTTACCCCATTCTCATTTCTTTATTGCTTCTGCATATTTGTTATTCTATAGTTCCCAATACAATTAATAAAGTAACATTAAATGCCATTGCCACCTTTCTGATGTGAATCTTGATTGCCGTGGTTCTTCCTTTCGCCAATTTGCATGAAGCTGCAACTCTTAAATGGTTGAACCTCTATGCTGCCAGGAAATTTTTCTTTGAGGTATTGTCCAATTTGTAGTCTAACCTGCAATTTTTATTCTTATGCAGGTTTGAGGAGCAGGAGGCACCTGGTTCTCGATCCTTTTTCACGGAAATTATTGCTTCAATTTCAGACATTAAGTTTGGCAAGAATGGAAGATACATACTTAGTCGTGATTACATGACTCTCAAGGTTTGGCTTTTGTATTGTATTTCCCAACTTACCTTggcaatgaattttttttttttcaaatatatatagacAACAAGATCGGATTAGTAAGCGATGATAGATAGGACAACCACAAAAGAGGCTGTGCTCATAAAAACAACATAACCACCCTCATgaaaaagctattatattacaACTACAAGTACCTATCACATAGAAGTATCGAGGAGTATGCCTTGAAGTtcgtatttttaaaaattctgaaTAGCAACCCAATGCTGAGCCTTTACCCATGTATCTTCCC is a window from the Cannabis sativa cultivar Pink pepper isolate KNU-18-1 chromosome 1, ASM2916894v1, whole genome shotgun sequence genome containing:
- the LOC133033540 gene encoding serine/threonine protein phosphatase 2A 55 kDa regulatory subunit B beta isoform isoform X2, with translation MNGGDEVVAAPSGPPQALDWKFSQVFGERAAGEEVQEVDIISAIEFDKSGDFLATGDRGGRVVLFERTDTKDHGDSRRDLERMDYPVTRHPEFRYKTEFQSHEPEFDYLKSLEIEEKINKIRWCQTANSAVFLLSTNDKTIKFWKVQEKKVKKVSDFNLDPSKAVGNGSIASSSNSSSPKPYLANGGCPDRTNSYLSNDLSIPLGGIPSLRLPVVTSQETSLVARCRRVYAHAHDYHINSISNNSDGETFISADDLRINLWNLEISSQSFNIVDVKPANMEDLTEVITSAEFHPTHCNTLAYSSSKGSIRLIDLRQSALCDSHAKLFEEQEAPGSRSFFTEIIASISDIKFGKNGRYILSRDYMTLKLWDINMDSGPVSTFQVHEYLRPKLCDLYENDSIFDKFECCLSGDGLRVATGSYSNLFRVFGCAPGSTEATTLEASKNPMRRQVQTPSRPSRSLSSSITRVVRRGSESPGVDANGNSFDFTTKLLHLAWHPTENSIACAAANSLYMYYA
- the LOC133033540 gene encoding serine/threonine protein phosphatase 2A 55 kDa regulatory subunit B beta isoform isoform X1, with protein sequence MNGGDEVVAAPSGPPQALDWKFSQVFGERAAGEEVQEVDIISAIEFDKSGDFLATGDRGGRVVLFERTDTKDHGDSRRDLERMDYPVTRHPEFRYKTEFQSHEPEFDYLKSLEIEEKINKIRWCQTANSAVFLLSTNDKTIKFWKVQEKKVKKVSDFNLDPSKAVGNGSIASSSNSSSPKPYLANGGCPDRTNSYLSNDLSIPLGGIPSLRLPVVVTSQETSLVARCRRVYAHAHDYHINSISNNSDGETFISADDLRINLWNLEISSQSFNIVDVKPANMEDLTEVITSAEFHPTHCNTLAYSSSKGSIRLIDLRQSALCDSHAKLFEEQEAPGSRSFFTEIIASISDIKFGKNGRYILSRDYMTLKLWDINMDSGPVSTFQVHEYLRPKLCDLYENDSIFDKFECCLSGDGLRVATGSYSNLFRVFGCAPGSTEATTLEASKNPMRRQVQTPSRPSRSLSSSITRVVRRGSESPGVDANGNSFDFTTKLLHLAWHPTENSIACAAANSLYMYYA